A region from the Desulfoglaeba alkanexedens ALDC genome encodes:
- a CDS encoding ABC transporter permease, producing the protein MNTVGRQVVLPWKQVMKIAYISLRVRFFRSLITSLTLVFAVAFFSYLATGYELLNGAWPFADERLQEAILSAGYDISQGEFGSTPKDRWLVILSLLVCVVGIVNAQLMAVTERFREIGTLKCLGALDSFVVKIFILESAYQGLFGGLTGGVLGLTVAVMVMVVKFGFAMVAHFPVVPILEILGGSALLAVTLSFLGVLYPALVASRMQPAIALRAEP; encoded by the coding sequence ATGAACACCGTCGGACGCCAGGTCGTGCTCCCCTGGAAGCAGGTGATGAAGATCGCCTACATCTCCCTTCGCGTTCGCTTCTTTCGCTCGCTCATCACCTCACTCACGCTGGTTTTCGCAGTGGCTTTCTTCTCTTACCTGGCAACCGGCTACGAACTGCTTAACGGAGCGTGGCCCTTCGCCGACGAAAGGCTCCAGGAAGCAATACTTTCCGCCGGCTACGACATATCGCAGGGGGAATTCGGGAGCACCCCCAAGGATCGGTGGCTGGTTATCCTGTCTCTTCTGGTGTGCGTAGTGGGCATCGTAAACGCGCAACTGATGGCCGTAACCGAGCGTTTCCGCGAGATCGGGACCCTCAAGTGCCTGGGGGCCCTGGACAGCTTCGTGGTGAAGATTTTCATCCTGGAATCCGCCTACCAGGGGCTCTTCGGAGGACTGACAGGCGGCGTGCTGGGGCTGACGGTGGCGGTGATGGTCATGGTTGTCAAATTCGGCTTCGCGATGGTGGCTCACTTCCCCGTGGTTCCAATTCTTGAAATCCTGGGCGGCTCAGCGCTTCTCGCGGTGACCCTGTCCTTTCTGGGCGTCCTCTACCCCGCCCTGGTGGCGTCCCGGATGCAACCTGCCATCGCGCTTCGCGCCGAACCGTGA
- a CDS encoding ABC transporter ATP-binding protein, with protein sequence MHDTARHNVVRLKEVTKVFRLGHQSVEALRGVSLEIKTGEYISIMGPSGSGKSTLFNMIGALDKPTSGRVFIDEVDVAQLDAYELAWLRCRKIGYIFQTFNLIQVMTAIENVTLPMIFAGMSRDEYMEKGMELLELVGLAERFQHKPSELSGGQQQRVAVARALANDPTIVLADEPTGNLDLSTGEEIINLLKDLSRERGVTIISATHDIKMIAVSDRVVWIRDGRVERIEDRDKLTISVGEVA encoded by the coding sequence ATGCATGACACGGCTCGACACAACGTGGTCCGCCTCAAGGAGGTGACCAAGGTGTTCCGCCTGGGGCATCAGAGCGTGGAAGCCCTTCGAGGCGTCTCGCTGGAAATCAAGACCGGCGAATATATTTCCATCATGGGTCCTTCTGGTTCGGGTAAATCGACCCTGTTCAACATGATCGGCGCGCTGGACAAACCCACTTCCGGCCGGGTCTTCATCGACGAAGTGGACGTGGCTCAGTTGGACGCGTATGAACTGGCATGGCTTCGCTGTCGCAAGATCGGCTATATCTTCCAGACCTTCAACCTGATCCAAGTGATGACGGCCATCGAGAATGTGACCCTCCCCATGATCTTTGCCGGGATGAGCCGTGACGAGTACATGGAGAAAGGCATGGAGCTGTTGGAACTGGTGGGACTGGCGGAGCGGTTCCAGCACAAGCCGTCGGAGCTGTCCGGAGGCCAGCAGCAGCGGGTGGCCGTTGCGCGGGCGCTGGCGAACGACCCGACCATTGTACTGGCCGACGAACCCACCGGAAACCTGGACCTTTCGACCGGCGAAGAAATCATCAATCTGCTGAAGGACCTCTCCAGGGAACGGGGAGTCACCATCATTTCCGCGACTCACGACATCAAGATGATCGCAGTTTCGGACCGGGTGGTCTGGATTCGGGACGGGCGCGTGGAACGGATCGAAGACCGTGACAAGCTGACAATCTCCGTCGGCGAGGTGGCCTGA
- a CDS encoding FtsX-like permease family protein: protein MTASVLGGAVLALFLAVFASVRPAAGALPAMDTGPSVVDHVRFFAGLGDRSTGSDGAYRAADMIRERFEAAGLQVGTQKFHQPVPVVDEAHVEVDGRRFPLYPWGPNMAYLPRTPDEGLTGPLVYVGKGSLAEFNGRDLEGAIVLMDLTAGREWFPVAMFGAKALIFLEDGSATRVEFEEKDTPTPVVFPRFYAPAETARSLIGLAEDTAKSATVVSRTRWENKTVENIYAIIPGASAELKDELAVVEASYDAGSHVLGLAPGADEATSIALLLALADHLSHNPPQRTVLLVATAGHNQGLAGTREFYWAFTADMRDLRRELQIVKKRRSHLNQLWKQAHEPDPLALGDPEGRVVVWNFVAERAKDRADFLIREAQYRKALERRGGIRNGEPSGPPQEDLEDPRPYRLLSWRKKASDLDEEQRALAYTLLYQGLPDIQAERAELKERESNLRSSVALQRLARDYTPVFFLSLSLSSRSLPFGLAEWGATFPLRENVRRQMRALRLGPVLLSASQEAAERAGVVNPFVDTTRFGVAQSEMPAGSSRHCLACDIGAIADCSAVSLATLNTRFSFWATPADTFSMVNTENLEILGRVFPAIIASVAAHPDLAGACRAGVEGFSSLQGRALFIRQGELFPDQPAPGTIVSAIQGSSIFRAMSYRDGSFFLHGVVSKKVAFQKLILEPYGLDSETGLIAWTADKEQTAKDNYRINIKGNTATTTLVMFHCLQTDVIGSFNPQRLDHLTKVNLLDGSTGAQPVRYWYSRVDGRDTMAVSVFLEKGTRFKLILSDTLLRKELLLLNSSPERPDGKGFLIGSPPAIPLVPLRVALDLHALAGTRLQNLHKHGIVNRYLEDLYVSASEDLTGAESMLAANRYDAFWEHVVGAWAHLNVVYHEVESTQRDVLAGVMFFIALFVPFAYCLERYLFCFRNVYKQITAFLLILVTTILVIRSLHPAFQLTYNPMVVIIAFFILGLSFLVSWIIFVRFEHEMERSRQAHRGRGGNTREGVNKWQAFGAGFAIGASNLFRRRLRTALTCITLIILTFTVMSFTNVKTLHKTTRTRIADSNAYRGIVLHHQIRRGLTPIALADLRARFAGEARLWPRAWVEPDHPSQRVLALVQAGNRAAAVEGVLGLGEAPPDHVAQIVRHGRWFREGESRAVLLPVRIAEVLELDPSRDIGASVTLWDHAFTVVGFFDEGRLERLNDLDGNPLTPAYLEVPPDEEITEVEVEAMEAGEEILPMTERFRNARSDSIVIVPYETSLSLGATPRSVSILPEPGRTAVGLADRLASWLAYPLFVGENGTWFQTAGRTLRYQGAANLLVPILIVVFICLNTMIGHVHERQREIAVYTSVGLAPTHVGFLFIVEALSLAVLSTVSGYILAQLTAKYLGNTALFAELTFNYSSLAGVACMVLVFTVVFLASLYPARIAARLSMPDVTRTWDLPDPVGDTLTLNLPFLLKEQEESGIMNYLTEHFLAHQDIAHGEFIVDDTQLHPDVPQTGSGQLPASVCLTLRTYVWLAPFDFGIKQRVQLHCCPSEDNPGYLELAVLMIRVSGERTAWLRANKNFIKSLRKQMLFWRLLDEETKKRYSAATEVAED from the coding sequence ATGACGGCCTCCGTTTTGGGCGGCGCTGTGCTCGCCCTTTTCCTGGCTGTCTTCGCTTCGGTTCGGCCGGCCGCCGGGGCTTTGCCCGCGATGGATACGGGCCCGAGCGTGGTGGATCATGTGCGTTTCTTCGCCGGCCTGGGCGATCGTTCCACCGGTTCGGACGGCGCCTATCGCGCCGCCGACATGATCCGGGAACGCTTCGAGGCCGCAGGGCTGCAGGTGGGAACCCAAAAATTCCATCAGCCCGTTCCGGTCGTGGACGAAGCGCACGTGGAAGTGGACGGCCGGCGCTTCCCGCTCTATCCCTGGGGGCCGAACATGGCGTACCTGCCTCGGACCCCCGACGAGGGACTCACCGGCCCGCTGGTTTACGTGGGCAAAGGATCGCTCGCCGAATTCAACGGCCGTGACCTGGAAGGCGCCATCGTGCTCATGGACCTCACAGCCGGCCGGGAATGGTTCCCCGTGGCGATGTTCGGCGCAAAGGCCCTGATTTTCCTGGAAGACGGTTCCGCAACACGGGTCGAGTTCGAAGAAAAGGACACACCGACGCCGGTGGTTTTCCCACGTTTTTATGCGCCGGCGGAGACCGCTCGTTCGCTGATAGGCCTGGCTGAAGACACAGCGAAATCGGCCACCGTGGTCAGTCGCACTCGATGGGAAAACAAGACCGTCGAGAACATCTACGCGATCATTCCCGGGGCATCGGCGGAACTGAAAGACGAACTGGCAGTGGTGGAAGCTTCCTATGACGCGGGATCCCATGTTCTCGGATTGGCTCCCGGGGCCGACGAGGCCACATCCATCGCGCTCCTTCTGGCCCTGGCGGACCATCTGTCCCATAACCCTCCGCAGCGCACCGTGCTGCTGGTGGCGACTGCGGGACACAACCAGGGGCTGGCGGGAACACGAGAATTCTACTGGGCCTTCACCGCCGACATGCGCGATCTCCGGCGTGAACTGCAAATCGTCAAAAAGCGAAGAAGTCATCTGAATCAGTTGTGGAAGCAGGCACACGAACCCGATCCCCTGGCCCTCGGCGACCCGGAAGGCCGGGTGGTGGTCTGGAACTTCGTGGCGGAACGGGCCAAGGACCGGGCCGACTTCCTCATTCGGGAAGCCCAGTACCGTAAGGCCCTGGAGCGGCGCGGCGGAATCCGAAACGGCGAACCGTCGGGACCGCCCCAGGAAGACCTGGAAGATCCCCGCCCCTACCGGCTCCTCAGCTGGCGGAAGAAGGCCTCAGATCTGGACGAGGAACAACGGGCTCTGGCTTACACCCTGCTGTATCAGGGGCTGCCCGACATTCAGGCGGAACGCGCCGAACTGAAGGAACGGGAGTCCAACCTGCGTTCCAGCGTCGCCCTTCAACGGCTGGCCCGGGACTACACCCCCGTTTTCTTCCTCAGTCTTTCCCTTTCGAGCCGGAGCTTGCCGTTCGGCCTGGCGGAGTGGGGCGCGACCTTCCCGCTTCGGGAAAACGTTCGGCGCCAGATGCGGGCTCTCCGGCTGGGGCCGGTGCTGCTCAGCGCGTCGCAGGAAGCCGCCGAACGTGCCGGCGTGGTCAATCCCTTCGTGGACACGACCCGCTTCGGAGTCGCGCAGAGCGAAATGCCTGCGGGATCTTCACGCCACTGCCTGGCCTGCGACATCGGCGCCATCGCGGACTGTTCGGCTGTTTCCCTGGCGACCCTCAACACTCGGTTTTCGTTTTGGGCGACGCCCGCCGACACGTTCTCCATGGTCAATACGGAAAACTTGGAAATCCTGGGCCGAGTGTTTCCGGCGATCATCGCATCCGTGGCCGCCCATCCGGACCTGGCCGGGGCGTGCCGAGCGGGCGTGGAGGGGTTTTCGAGCCTGCAAGGCAGGGCCCTTTTCATCCGGCAGGGAGAACTGTTTCCCGACCAGCCGGCCCCCGGAACCATCGTCTCGGCCATCCAGGGCTCCAGCATCTTCCGAGCCATGAGCTACCGGGACGGCTCCTTTTTTCTCCATGGCGTGGTCAGCAAAAAGGTGGCCTTCCAGAAGCTTATCCTGGAACCCTACGGCCTGGACTCGGAGACGGGCTTGATCGCTTGGACCGCGGACAAGGAACAGACGGCAAAGGACAACTACCGCATCAACATCAAGGGAAACACCGCGACCACGACCCTCGTCATGTTCCACTGCCTGCAGACGGACGTGATCGGGAGTTTCAATCCTCAGCGGCTCGACCACCTGACCAAGGTCAACCTCCTGGACGGTTCCACCGGGGCTCAGCCGGTACGCTATTGGTACAGCCGGGTGGACGGCCGCGACACCATGGCCGTTTCCGTCTTCCTTGAAAAAGGCACCCGCTTCAAACTCATCCTTTCGGACACGCTCCTTCGAAAGGAACTCCTGCTGCTGAACAGCTCCCCGGAACGCCCCGACGGAAAAGGCTTTCTCATCGGCTCCCCGCCCGCCATCCCCCTGGTTCCCCTTCGGGTCGCCCTGGATCTTCACGCGCTTGCCGGCACCCGGCTTCAGAACCTGCACAAACACGGCATCGTCAACCGCTACCTGGAAGATCTCTACGTGAGCGCATCGGAGGACCTGACCGGCGCGGAATCCATGCTGGCTGCGAACCGTTACGACGCTTTCTGGGAGCATGTGGTAGGGGCGTGGGCGCACCTCAACGTGGTTTACCATGAGGTGGAGAGCACACAGAGGGACGTGCTGGCCGGCGTCATGTTTTTCATCGCGCTTTTCGTGCCCTTCGCCTACTGCCTGGAACGTTACCTTTTCTGTTTCCGTAACGTCTACAAGCAGATCACGGCGTTCCTGCTGATTCTGGTAACGACCATCCTCGTGATCCGCTCGCTCCATCCGGCATTTCAGCTCACCTACAACCCGATGGTGGTGATCATCGCTTTTTTTATCCTGGGGCTTTCTTTTCTGGTTTCCTGGATCATTTTCGTCCGGTTCGAACACGAAATGGAGCGCAGCCGGCAGGCTCACCGCGGCAGGGGGGGCAATACCCGAGAAGGCGTGAACAAGTGGCAGGCCTTCGGAGCGGGCTTCGCGATCGGCGCTTCCAACCTGTTCCGGCGGCGACTGCGAACGGCGCTCACCTGCATCACCCTCATCATCTTGACCTTCACGGTCATGTCGTTCACCAACGTGAAGACCCTCCACAAGACTACTCGGACGCGCATCGCCGACAGCAACGCCTATCGGGGCATTGTGCTCCATCACCAGATCCGGCGGGGACTCACACCGATCGCCCTGGCGGATTTGAGGGCCCGCTTCGCCGGGGAAGCCCGCTTGTGGCCTCGGGCCTGGGTGGAGCCGGACCACCCGTCTCAGCGGGTGCTGGCGCTCGTTCAGGCCGGAAACCGAGCCGCCGCGGTGGAAGGAGTGCTGGGCCTGGGTGAGGCGCCACCGGACCACGTGGCGCAGATCGTCCGGCACGGCCGCTGGTTTCGAGAGGGGGAAAGCCGGGCGGTGCTCCTGCCGGTCCGCATCGCCGAGGTACTGGAACTGGATCCGAGCCGCGACATCGGCGCCTCGGTCACCCTCTGGGACCACGCCTTCACGGTGGTGGGCTTCTTCGATGAAGGGCGGCTGGAACGGCTCAACGACCTGGACGGCAACCCCCTCACCCCTGCCTACCTGGAAGTACCTCCCGACGAAGAGATCACGGAAGTCGAGGTGGAAGCCATGGAAGCGGGGGAAGAGATCCTTCCCATGACGGAACGATTCCGAAACGCCCGGTCGGATTCCATCGTCATCGTCCCCTACGAGACATCGCTCTCGTTGGGGGCTACCCCGCGCTCCGTCAGTATCCTTCCCGAACCGGGGCGAACCGCCGTCGGCCTGGCGGACAGGCTGGCTTCCTGGCTGGCTTATCCTCTCTTTGTCGGCGAAAACGGCACCTGGTTCCAAACCGCCGGCCGGACCCTCCGCTACCAGGGTGCTGCAAACCTCCTCGTTCCCATCCTGATCGTCGTGTTCATCTGCCTCAACACCATGATCGGCCACGTCCATGAACGCCAGAGGGAAATAGCCGTCTACACTTCCGTGGGACTGGCGCCGACGCACGTCGGGTTTCTCTTCATCGTGGAAGCACTCTCGCTGGCCGTTCTGTCGACGGTTTCAGGCTACATCCTGGCGCAGCTCACGGCGAAGTACCTGGGAAACACCGCTCTGTTCGCCGAGCTGACCTTCAACTACTCGTCGCTGGCGGGCGTCGCCTGCATGGTGCTGGTCTTCACCGTGGTCTTTCTGGCCTCGCTGTACCCGGCCCGGATCGCCGCCCGCCTTTCCATGCCCGACGTCACGCGGACCTGGGATCTCCCGGATCCCGTCGGCGACACTCTGACGCTCAACCTCCCGTTTCTTCTCAAAGAACAGGAAGAATCCGGCATCATGAACTACCTCACGGAACACTTCCTCGCCCACCAGGACATCGCTCACGGCGAATTCATCGTCGACGATACACAGCTCCATCCGGACGTTCCGCAGACGGGCTCGGGACAGCTTCCGGCTTCGGTATGCCTCACGCTGCGCACCTACGTGTGGCTGGCCCCGTTTGACTTCGGCATCAAGCAGCGGGTTCAGCTCCATTGTTGCCCTTCCGAAGACAACCCCGGTTACCTGGAATTGGCCGTTCTCATGATACGGGTCTCAGGAGAACGGACTGCGTGGCTCCGCGCCAACAAGAACTTCATCAAGTCGCTCAGAAAACAGATGCTCTTCTGGCGCCTGCTGGATGAGGAAACCAAGAAGCGCTATTCCGCCGCAACCGAAGTCGCTGAGGACTGA
- a CDS encoding DUF6785 family protein — protein MRDRNVRAVPLLLGLALAALFCAVTPYNNVFLQNSPLAGGHFPLASFGCLLLLVIVLNPLLSLVRASWRLHSHELLLVWAMVTVATGIAFTGLMRTFIINITTPAWFTNTATPVGRILEALLPPGLFPTDPETIRALYNGLEGGRDMAWWEVLYTIPWHRWIAPMVGWGAFVALVYTALMGLMGLFTHQWIENEKMNFPLLRVPMALSDESEKGTLRAFFFHKYFLAGCSIPFFLHLLNGLHAHYPQVPQIPTLILMQPYMPKEGLLSGFYKLKVYLYPAFIGFAFLTSKQVSFSLWGFFMLGGLLPGLLQVMGWRLPSAALGTTFGPVLSGVEEMQMIGAFGVFFFFILWLGRYHLSYVVRTLFRKDPALDEAYHGLLSPRVSFWLFAAGFAGTLAWLCLFGMQLLAAFLFLIVCFMLQLVTARLICQGGLPYFTLTAAPSDGFLAFLDTRLIAPATVFLALVVQKVTFVDVRESLMPSLLHASKVSNGARPKRRFLFGVTASVVIGVAVSFAAMLILYYKHGIATLPDSWAVETARRVHENVAQLVEYPEGPKPWSTSFAVIGAVVMTFLVVGYQRFIWWPLHPIGYLTTYSSAMRILWFSFFIGWLVNTLVLRYGGVAQFKEARRFFIGMIVGDMVMALAWMVAGLFSPVRYNVLPL, from the coding sequence ATGCGGGACCGAAACGTGCGCGCGGTACCCCTGCTGCTGGGTCTGGCACTGGCGGCCTTATTCTGTGCGGTGACCCCTTACAACAATGTGTTTCTTCAGAACAGCCCCCTCGCCGGCGGCCATTTTCCCCTGGCCTCCTTCGGGTGCCTGCTGTTGCTGGTGATTGTGTTGAACCCGCTGCTTTCGCTGGTACGGGCGTCGTGGCGGCTTCATTCTCACGAACTGCTGCTGGTGTGGGCCATGGTCACAGTGGCTACGGGCATCGCCTTCACCGGCCTCATGCGGACGTTTATCATCAACATCACGACCCCGGCCTGGTTCACCAACACGGCCACGCCCGTCGGTCGAATTCTTGAAGCCCTGCTGCCACCGGGACTCTTTCCCACCGACCCGGAAACGATCCGCGCGCTTTACAACGGCCTGGAAGGCGGCCGGGACATGGCCTGGTGGGAAGTCCTCTATACCATTCCATGGCACCGGTGGATCGCCCCCATGGTAGGGTGGGGCGCCTTCGTCGCCCTTGTCTATACCGCACTCATGGGATTGATGGGCCTATTCACTCACCAGTGGATCGAAAATGAAAAGATGAATTTCCCCCTTCTGCGGGTTCCCATGGCGCTGAGCGACGAGTCGGAAAAGGGGACACTCCGCGCGTTCTTTTTCCACAAGTATTTCCTGGCGGGATGCAGCATTCCCTTCTTTCTTCACCTTCTGAACGGTCTTCACGCCCATTACCCCCAGGTTCCCCAGATCCCCACCCTCATCCTCATGCAGCCCTACATGCCGAAAGAAGGCCTGCTTTCCGGATTCTACAAGCTGAAGGTCTACCTCTATCCGGCCTTCATCGGGTTCGCCTTCCTCACGTCCAAGCAGGTGTCGTTCAGCCTCTGGGGGTTTTTCATGCTGGGAGGACTTCTTCCGGGACTCTTGCAGGTCATGGGATGGCGCCTGCCGTCGGCGGCGCTGGGGACGACCTTCGGGCCGGTACTCTCGGGCGTGGAAGAAATGCAGATGATCGGCGCCTTCGGGGTGTTCTTCTTCTTTATCCTGTGGCTCGGCCGGTATCACCTTAGTTACGTCGTTCGGACGCTTTTTCGAAAGGATCCCGCGCTGGACGAAGCCTACCATGGGCTCCTTTCGCCTCGCGTCTCCTTCTGGCTCTTCGCAGCCGGTTTTGCGGGAACCCTGGCGTGGTTATGCCTTTTCGGAATGCAGCTCCTGGCGGCGTTTCTTTTTCTGATCGTCTGCTTCATGCTCCAGCTGGTCACGGCCCGACTCATCTGCCAGGGCGGCCTGCCCTATTTCACCCTCACCGCCGCGCCTTCAGACGGCTTCCTGGCCTTTCTCGACACGCGCCTCATCGCCCCCGCCACCGTTTTCCTGGCTCTGGTGGTGCAAAAGGTGACCTTCGTCGACGTGCGCGAGTCCCTCATGCCTTCGCTGTTACACGCCTCCAAGGTGTCGAACGGGGCCCGACCGAAGCGGCGCTTCCTTTTCGGGGTGACCGCCTCCGTGGTGATCGGGGTGGCGGTTTCTTTCGCGGCCATGCTGATCCTGTATTACAAACACGGCATTGCGACGCTTCCCGACAGCTGGGCGGTGGAAACGGCGCGAAGGGTCCACGAAAACGTGGCTCAGCTGGTGGAATACCCGGAAGGGCCCAAGCCGTGGAGCACCTCGTTCGCGGTCATCGGAGCCGTCGTGATGACCTTTCTCGTGGTAGGCTATCAGCGGTTCATCTGGTGGCCGCTCCATCCCATCGGGTACCTCACCACCTACAGCTCGGCCATGCGGATTCTCTGGTTTTCCTTTTTTATCGGCTGGCTGGTGAACACGCTGGTTCTCCGTTACGGGGGCGTGGCCCAGTTCAAGGAAGCACGGCGCTTTTTTATCGGCATGATCGTCGGCGACATGGTGATGGCGCTCGCCTGGATGGTCGCCGGGCTCTTTTCGCCGGTGAGGTATAACGTACTGCCGCTTTGA
- a CDS encoding glycosyltransferase family protein, which translates to MRILYYCQHVLGIGHFFRSMEIARALSHHSVLFVEGGDPLPGFRAPGHVERAFLPPLRMDPEFRRMETSGSELEAVQEKRKRKLLELYNDFRPALILIELFPFGRKKFRFELLPLLQAARSGNRSARVACSLRDILVEKENPEAYEQRVLDILNRYFDLLLVHSDPAVISLDETFSRTGAIAVPLVYTGFVVRRLTAPPPVRVPKQIVCSSGGGRVGAELLLATIRAVERINDPAVRLRVFMGPFMDPGDRRSLEEAASRDARTTLHPFSMDFLEELCRADISVSMAGYNTCMDVLASGVKALVHPFPQNREQGLRARRLADHGLLEVLPATEPSILEERLRNLLDPNAARSAPPSGIDLDGAQKSARAVEKLLARD; encoded by the coding sequence ATGCGAATCCTTTATTACTGCCAACACGTCCTGGGGATCGGCCATTTCTTTCGGAGCATGGAAATCGCCCGGGCCCTTTCGCACCATTCGGTGCTGTTCGTGGAAGGGGGAGACCCGCTGCCGGGATTTCGAGCCCCGGGCCACGTGGAGCGCGCCTTCCTTCCGCCGCTCCGCATGGACCCGGAATTTCGGCGCATGGAAACCAGCGGTTCGGAGCTGGAAGCCGTCCAGGAGAAACGGAAGCGCAAGCTCCTCGAACTGTACAACGACTTCAGGCCGGCGCTAATCCTCATCGAACTCTTCCCCTTCGGACGCAAGAAGTTCCGCTTCGAACTCCTTCCGCTCCTCCAGGCCGCCCGTTCCGGCAACCGTTCGGCGCGGGTCGCCTGCAGCCTCCGGGACATCTTGGTGGAAAAGGAAAACCCCGAGGCCTATGAACAGCGGGTGCTGGATATCCTGAACCGCTACTTCGACCTGCTGCTGGTGCACTCGGACCCGGCGGTGATCTCCCTCGACGAGACCTTTTCGAGGACCGGCGCCATCGCCGTGCCCCTCGTTTATACGGGTTTCGTGGTGCGTCGGCTCACCGCCCCGCCCCCGGTTCGCGTTCCGAAGCAGATCGTCTGCAGCAGCGGAGGCGGGCGCGTGGGGGCGGAACTGCTCCTGGCCACCATTCGGGCGGTGGAACGGATCAACGATCCCGCCGTAAGACTCCGGGTGTTCATGGGTCCCTTCATGGACCCCGGGGATCGCCGGTCCCTTGAGGAAGCGGCATCCCGAGACGCCCGCACGACCCTTCACCCTTTTTCCATGGACTTCCTCGAAGAACTGTGCCGGGCGGACATTTCCGTCAGTATGGCAGGCTACAACACGTGCATGGACGTATTGGCTTCCGGCGTCAAGGCCCTGGTCCATCCCTTTCCACAGAACCGGGAGCAGGGGTTGAGGGCCCGGCGTCTTGCAGACCACGGCCTCCTCGAGGTTCTTCCCGCCACGGAACCGTCCATACTGGAAGAAAGGCTTCGGAATCTGCTGGACCCGAACGCCGCGCGATCCGCCCCTCCCTCCGGCATTGATCTCGACGGAGCTCAAAAGAGCGCCCGTGCGGTTGAAAAATTACTCGCCAGAGATTAA
- a CDS encoding poly-gamma-glutamate hydrolase family protein has translation MSDRYATFDALRSAHEEGRDFRVEWRLGVSGIAVMAPHGGGIEPGTSEVARALAGLRHSFYHFEGLMRNGNGALHLTSTRFDEPRALALAERAEWIVTVHGCDGDPPVIHLGGLHEARKRELARKLEVHGFATASHLDHRGLDPENLCNRGKNGSGVQLELTLGLRRALFPALTRTGRLNTTPLFHRLIDAFRTILTRSP, from the coding sequence ATGTCGGACCGGTACGCGACATTCGACGCGCTTCGCAGCGCCCATGAGGAGGGCCGGGATTTCCGTGTGGAATGGCGCTTGGGAGTCTCAGGGATCGCCGTTATGGCGCCTCACGGCGGCGGGATCGAACCGGGCACATCGGAAGTGGCGCGGGCCCTGGCCGGTCTTCGGCATTCCTTTTACCATTTCGAGGGACTGATGCGGAACGGAAACGGCGCGCTGCACCTCACGAGCACCCGGTTCGACGAACCCAGAGCGCTTGCCTTGGCGGAGCGCGCGGAGTGGATCGTGACGGTCCACGGCTGCGACGGGGACCCGCCGGTGATCCACCTGGGCGGGCTTCACGAAGCCCGGAAACGGGAACTGGCCCGGAAGCTCGAAGTGCATGGATTCGCCACCGCAAGCCACCTGGACCACCGGGGGCTCGATCCGGAAAACCTGTGCAACCGCGGGAAGAACGGGAGCGGCGTCCAGTTGGAGTTGACTCTTGGGCTGCGGCGCGCCCTGTTTCCGGCCCTTACGCGAACAGGGCGGTTGAACACGACCCCGCTCTTTCACCGCCTGATCGACGCCTTCCGGACGATCTTGACGAGGAGCCCGTAA